TTCAGAATAAATTTTCCCGGTTGTGACGTTGCTGTACTTATTCAGGTTGATGTCAATAAACCGTTCATAATGGCCAAGGTCGAGGTCGGTCTCCGCGCCATCGTCGGTAACGAACACTTCACCATGTTGATAAGGGTTCATCGTCCCAGGATCGACATTGATATAAGGGTCGAATTTTTGAATGGTGATCTTCAAACCGCGATTCTTTAACAAACGACCTAAGGATGCCGCAACAATCCCTTTACCCAATGACGATACGACCCCACCGGTAACAAAAATATACTTGGTCATAGCCAGTCTCCTTTTTTAATAATCGGGAAAAAACAAAAACAAGCTCCCTATTCATACGAACAGGGAGCTTGAACCGTATTGGCTTTACATTTTGTAAAGCGCCCAAGCTGTATATTAACTAATTGTGGCAAAGACGTCAAGACCTAAAACTTAAGTATGAAATGTCCCAAATAATCATAAATAACATCACGTCTCAAAGACAGCCTTAAAGTCAGCTTTCAGCTTCCGCTATAAATCCTTTAATCATGGACTTTTCTCGGTCGTCCCTGACGATAGGGTGCACCATTTTGATGTGTGTTTTTTGCCTGCTGAAAAGCCGCAAACCAATGTCCGAGTGTTGTTGGATTAATGTTAAGCTCTGATTCAGCTGCTTTCGCGAAGTTTTCCCATGCTGTTCGACTAATTTCAGTATTACCTCGAGCATTGCGCGACTCGCGAATGAACTCGCCAACCAAACGGCGGAACTTCACTTGCTGGTCATGGCTCATGCGCAAATAATCTTGTTGCCCAGTTGTTTCCATTTGCTGGATGCCGGTTAATTCACGGGCATCATTATCGATCGTAAAGAAGGAACGGATGGGAATCGCAATGTACAAAATATACGCTGCCTTGGGCACAAAAATAGCTAAAATCATAATCGCAGCGATCATGATAACATTTTCTAAGTTGTGCTCCCCATAAATACTGGTATAAATTTTCCGCATTTCGTCTTTATCATTGGCTTGTTGATGCACGATTGTCCTTGATATGAGTCGAAATACGACAATTACCAAAAAGTAGATCGCACCATAGATAATCACAGAGATGGATTCAACATCTCCTGACATCAGTCGCGTCAATGCTGGCACCAGTGACAGTAGGAAAACCAAGATGAATTCCCAAAGCACGATTCGTCGTGGAATCTGATCAACGGTGCTGAACAAAGTTGCTTGCTGGTACCAAATATTCGCCACGAAACAGAAACTGACAGCATACACCCCAACTGCCAAAAAGAAATTAGTAATGTTGGCATGATGTTCCCAACTTTGCGCAGGCAACTCCAAGACCATAATGGTAATAATAATCGCAAGAATAGCGTCAATGAACGTATCTAACCGGGTTTTAAGTTCTTTTGAAATCATCGTAGATCCCCCTCTTGTTAGAAAGTATCGTGCTTTGTCAAAAATTGTCAACGGTCTTAAAGCGTAAAAGAACATTTAGGAGCAGTCAACTTGTAACACTCGCACTTTTAAGGTTTTTAGGATACCACAAATAGCGGTAAAACACGATCATCTTGGTCAGTATGCCACTTCTAGGATTTGCCTACTAGTGGACCTAAAATGAGCTTCATAACAGGCTCGCAGTCGCAAAAACCTATTCAGCCCCAATTCAGAAAGTGGATCCACAGACGCAGCAAACTATATACGAGCCTCCAAAACTAAAACATCAAAACCAATCCATGTTGACCTGTATCGGCTAGTACTTCGGGTGCTAATTGCGCCTGCTCGCGCACACAAAAAAAGCCGTCCCCACAAGACATGGGCACGGCTCGCCAAACATTACTTTTTGGTGTCGCTATCGTCATCATCATCTGAATCGCTGTCGTCATCATCGTCATCAGAGAAGTCAGCGGTGATGTCATCGTTATCATCATCATCGTCGCTGTCGTCATCGCCGAATTCGGCTAGCTGACCTTCGATACCATCTGGCAGCCCATCATCTGGGTCGTCATCACTGTCATCGTCTGTGTCAGTCGTCTTCCCGACCTTGTCGTGGAAGCCTGAGTCATCGTCATCAAAATCATCGTCGTCATCGCTATCTGCGTCGAGATCCTCATCTTCAGGATCATCATCGTTATAGTCGATCACGTCATCATCGTCGGCAACGTCTGCTAAGAAGGCATTGACCTTCTTACGCTTCTTACGACGTGGTGCCTCTTCTTCATCTTCCGGATGGTTAACTTCTTCATCAACGGAATCGTATGGATACCAAGCGCGCAGGCCCCAAACGTTATCGCCTAAAGAAATGAAACTGCCATCCACGTTCAGATCCGTGTAGAATTGCGGTAAACGTTCACGAATTTCTTCGTCACGCTTACCAAGATAATTCTGGATCTCGTTGGCCAGATCAACGAACGCCATGGTATCCCCTTTTTCTTTGAGGATCTCATGGGCTACTTCGATCATTGATAATTCTGATTTATCGGCATTGGCAAATGCTTTGAGTTTCAACCGATACACGCCCTTTCCACAGTTTATACAGTCTGTTTTTCATCATACACGCTCAGGCGTTGAATTGCAATCTCAATCGATAATCACCCAAGTGCTGGTTATTAGCAAAAAGTTGATATTCAATGTAAACTTCACCTGCCACAGGTTCAGTTGTCATGCGCACGTCAATCCGTGGCGTGACCGTTTCAACCGGAATGATACCGTACGGTGTGCGATAGCGCGTCAGCACGCGCTTTTCATTGGCAAAGAACAGTTTCAGCTGAGTGTCGCCGTTGCTGCTGCCACGCGACAACTGAACATCGCCATCTTCACGCAGCTTCATCGTCACCGGCATACTGGTCCCAGCATCTTCGTCAACTTCTTGGTAACGAATGTATAAAGCGTTTCCCATCTGCACCAACGTTCCAGGTTCGTCAAAAACATGTGTCTCATTGTCCTCACCCTGCGTCACAAACGTCTCAAGGTGAATTTGAATCGGCACTCCTTGTGAAAGATCCATAATGTCAATCCTTTCTAACAGCTATTGTACGCCCACTGGTCAAACTGGTCGAGTCGTAACAATTATCCATGTTTCAAATCACTTACTGCAAGATATGCAATGAAAATGCAGTTCCAACTGACGTGGCTTGTTACCTTAGTTATAATATAAGTAATCTATCATATAGAAAGAAGGCGCGTGATGGACTTGACAACACTGGCCGGCCAGCAGGCAGCAATTTTTCAGCAAAATTTTACAAAAGACGAGGCGCCGCTCAGTTTTGCCCATACTAACGCGTTATTGGCACATCCTGAATTGCACCCGCCTTTGATGCTGCATTTCTGGACGGCAGACCAAACCGTCATTCTAGGCATGCAAGATCTAAAATTGCCGCAACTCGGTCGTGGATTGCGGGTATTGGCAAGTGATGGCTATGGTTTCTTCGTTCGTAATTCTGGCGGTTTAGCGGTCATTGCAGACCGTGGGGTTTTGAATGTATCGCTATTTTTGCCAAATGAAGACGAGCTTTCAATTAACGGCGCATACGAGTTGATGACCCAGCTTTTCCGCACCGCGTTTCCGAGTCTGCCAATTGCGACCACTGAAATCGTCCACTCTTATTGTCCCGGTAAATACGACTTAAGTGTTCGCGGACAAAAGTTTGCGGGCATGGCCCAACGTCGTAATCGCGCCGGCATCGTTGTGATGCTTTATTGCAGTATTTTCGGTAATCAAGACGCTCGTTGTGCCTTGCTTCGGCGATTCTATCATGAAGGCAAGGCTGCTGCCAGCTCACATTTTACCTTCCCCGTGATTCGATCCGAAACCATGACGACTCTTAGCGACTTACTGGGACGACCGTTAACGCTTGAGCAAGCAACGGTCGCCTTGCTAAATGCCTTGGCTGACACTGGCATCGCCGCTGATATGAATTCAATGCCAACCCTTTTGCGCGATCCAGCTTACCATAAGGCGCTGGCAGAAGCGACTGCCGATTTGCACACGCGCAATCGCAGCCTAAAAAAGATGGGAGAACATGATGCTATTTGAAAAGTTACCTCGCGAAAAAGTCTTTCGCGATCCAGTTCATAATTATGTCCATGTGCAACATCGCGTCATTCTGGACCTGATTAATACCCCAGAATTTCAGCGATTACGCCGCATTAAACAGCTCGGCGTTTCTGATTATGTTTTTCAAGGCGCCGAACATACTAGGTTTGCCCATTCACTTGGTGTTTATGAAATTGCCCGTGAAATGTGTGACAACTTTGTCAACAACTATCCGACACAAACACCTGGCGATGGCCTATGGGATGACGCCGAACGGCCAGTCGTGTTATGTGCCGCCTTGCTGCACGATATCGGCCATGGTGCCTATTCGCATACATTTGAGCACATTTTCGACACCGATCACGAGGCGATTACGCGAGCAATTCTCACGGATCCGCATACGAACGTGAACAAAATTCTGCGTGGTGTCGGTCCGGAATTTCCTGAGATGGTCGCATCGGTTATCAACCACACCTATCCGAATCCGCAAGTCGTGCAAATGATCTCCAGTCAGATTGATGCTGATCGGATGGATTATTTGTTGCACGATGCTTATTACACCGGCACGAAGTATGGTCTCTTCGACCTTTCGCGAATTCTGCGAGTCATGCGACCATACTCGGATGGCATCGCTTATGAAGCCAACGGCATGCATGCGGTCGAGGATTATGTTGTCAGTCGGTTTCAGATGTACCAGCAGGTTTATTTCCACCCTGTGTCTCGTGGCATGGAAGTCATTCTTTTCCATCTGCTAAAACGTGCCAAATTCCTGTATGAGTCCGGTCAGTTTGAATCTGGCTTTTCGCCGCGGCTACTCGTGCCATTTTTTGAACAAACTTTTAACCTCACCGACTATTTGAAACTCGACGATGGCGTGTTAAACACTTACTTCACTTACTGGCTAGATTATCCAGACAGTATCTTAAGCGATTTTGCTGATCGCTTCTTGAACCGCCGACCACTGAAGTCTGTGACCTTTACTGACCAAACAGCCTATCTCTTGCCACGCTTAAGGGATTTGGTAGCATCAGCCGGCTTTGACCCGCACTACTACACAGCGGAAAATGATAGTTTTGACTTACCATATGACCAATACGACCCAGCTTCCGCAAATCCAAAAACGCAAATCGAGATCATGCAAAAAGATGGGACGCTTGAGGAGCTCTCCACCCTATCACCGTTAGTCGCGGCACTTAGCGGTCGGGCAACCGGTGACAAACGGTTCTACTTTCCAAAAGAAATGCTAGCCACGCAAGACAGTAACCTGTTTTCGCCAATTTATGAAAAGTTCCAGCATTATCTGCTGAATGGCGGTCTCATTGATCCACACTTTAACGATTGATGACTGCCTTATCGCTTAGGTTGATTGGCTAGCCATTTGGCAACTGCCCAACGGTGGGTCGGTCGTTTCAGCTCAGCGAGGGCTAGGTCAATCGGCATTAACATCAAGGTATTAAAAGTTTCCAGCGGATCTTGTACAAACGCCAATTGATCACAAGCAAAAAAAGTTGCCGGATGATAGTAAGCTGTTTGACGGTGATGAGAGTAAAAATATTCAGATGACTTGCCCAACTTTTGGGTGACATGAACGGTTGCGCCAAATTCTTCTAACAGTTCGCGTGCCAACGTGACTTCTGGCGTTTCGCCTTCCTCGACGCCGCCGCCCGGCAAGAATAAGGCGTGGTTGGGCGCCTGCAGAATCAGCAACCGAGCGCCACTATGATCCGGTATGACGCCATATGCGCCAATCCGGGTATGATAATCTAACTTTGGATCTTTTCGGCCAAACACAGGATCGATCATGTTGATTACCTCCGCTTTTAATCACATTATACCCTAATCATTTTTTAACCTCTACACAAGGAGACTTTCCAATGTCAGCTCAGGAACTTTTTATTATTTTTGCGATACCGATCGTATTAGGTGTCATCTTCGCTTTTAGTTTCACCGTGGAGCCGCGACGGTTGATTAATGGTGTCTTGTTTAATTTTTTCGCGGTCACGTTTCTTGTGGCGTTAGCGATTGCCATTTTAAGGTCAGGCAATTTGTTGCTAATATCGGTCACCGGCGTATTGTTCCTGATCATTATTTTGATCGTTGCCTTGCTCTTTGCGTTGCATTTATTCTGGTTGTTGTGGAATGCCATTCTGGTTTGGCGGCGTGAAGGTCATTCATTGAGCAATATGCTGACTTTATATATTGCAATTGGTTTGTTGCTGATCGAAATTGCTGCTTCTTTTGGTCGCCGGTTCATTCCTGATCCGTTGTACTTCTCTCTTGCAATCTTTTTTGGTCTCGGCGGCTTTTATGTGCTCTTAACGTTGTATAATTTTCTTACAGTTTTGATTCTGTATAACTTTCGTCCGCAACCGCACAATCGTACATTTCTCATTGTGCTGGGCGCCGGTTTGTTACATGGCGACCAAGTTTCACCGTTGCTAGCGAGCCGAATCGATGCTGCGATCAAGTTCTATCGCAAACAAATCAAAAAGGGCCGACCAGCGCCGCGAATTATTTTTTCTGGCGGTAAGGGGAGCGATGAGGCCATCTCAGAAGCGATGGCCATGCAACGATACGCTTTAGGAAAAGGCATCGCTGAAGGTGACACGCTTCTTGAGGATCAGTCAACCACCACATTGGAAAATATGCAATTTTCCAAACGTCTCATTACTCAAGAAATTGGTGAATCACCTTATAAGGCTAGCTTTTTCACAAATAATTACCATTTGTTTCGCGCAGGCATCTTTGCCCGCATGGCTGGCATTGCCGCCAATGGTGTCGGCGGCGCGACTTCGTTCTACTTCCTACCCAATGCGGTGATTCGCGAATACCTCGCCTTAGTGGTTCTATGTAAGCGACGGCATGCTGTCGCATTTGGCCTCATTGTCTTGATTGCGATTGCTGAATTCTTACGGGTTTGGCATCTGGGATAAGCCGCAGAGATGCAGCATAAGTGTTGATTTCAGTATACTAATTTTGAAGGGAGTTACTGTTTATGTTAAAAGAATTTCAGAAATTTATCATGCGAGGTAACGTGCTAGACTTAGCCGTTGGGGTCATCATCGGCAGTGCCTTCACTGGTTTAGTCACCTCTTTAACTAAAAACCTTATCAACCCGATTTTATCCATGTTTGCGGGCAAAGCTGACCTCAGCGGGCTTTATTTCACGATATTGGGCGCCAAGTTTACATATGGGAATTTTATCAATGACGTGCTCAACTTCTTGATTATTGCTTTTGTAGTCTTTCTGCTAGTCAAAGGTATTAACCGCATTTTACCGTCAAAACCGGCCAAACCAGCTGGTCCGACACAAGAAGAATTGCTAACAGAAATTCGCGATCTGTTAAAGCAAGATCAACAGGTCTAATAACCTAAAACAATCATCTTGTACAACGCTTTATCCCATAAATATAAAAAGTGGCCTCGTTGCAGTATTTGCGCGAGGCCACTTTTTATATGAATAATTGAATATTAACGCTTGTTTGACAACTTGATTCTTTACCAAAAGCTTGGGGTTTCATAGCTGTACATTAATTTAAATTCAACAAATGGGGTTTGGGACATTGACAAACAATGTCATCAATTCTAATGTGGTTTGTTTAATCTTCGGGGTTATCGCGCATCAAATCGGTTTTCTTGAGGACAATGCTTTGAACAAGGCTGGCGTCTTTAACTGGTTGATGTACGGCTTGCTCGCCTATGTCTTTGGTCAACTGAGTGCCACCACGCCAGCTGTGCTTGGTGGTATTGTCCTCCAAATCATTGTCCTAATTGCCTTGGGCGTTCTGGGCATGTTCTTAGCATCGCGGCTACTTGCTAAACCATTCGGTATGTCTTGGCAAATGGCATTTTCTTGCTCGCTGACAGCTCTTTTTGGCTTCCCAGCGGACTACATCCTGACTTCGGAAGTGGCGCGAGCGATGGCAACAACCGAAGATGAAGAGGAATACTTAACCCAACAAATGATGCCGAAGATGCTGGTTGGCGGATTTGCCACAGTTTCCGTCGCCTCAGTCATCATCGCCACCATCTTCTTAAAACTGCTCTGATAAATTGGCACAGTATTTACACCGGTAGCTTGAAAAAATGACAGTCATTGGTGACTTCTAAGAAAGCATTCAAAAGTCTGGTTTATTGATCATCAACGCACATAAAAAGCGACAGTCATCTAATCTATTTCAGATGATGACTGTCGCTTTTGTCGTTGTCATTAAAATGTTGGTTGTAAATGAATGGCCAAAACACCAAAGCTTGCTTCCTGCCATGCTGTGTATAGCTGATACGTATCTGCAACCATTTTCGTTTCGGAATCCGTTGCTGCACTGCCTACCTGCGGACCGCGATATTTGTGATACAACTCAGCAAAACTGGTGAATTTTTCCAGGGCACCTACTGTCCTGCGCTGTGTTTGTGCCGTTGTGGTGTCTTCAAACACAATCGTATCGCCAACTTTTAATTGTTGCCGTTTTTCATCATTGAGTCTGATCTCAATCGTTTTGCTGCCTTGTTTGACTAACAAAAACTGATCGTGAGCTAATCCCATTCGCATCTGCCGGTTGTGCCCCCTTTTCAGCTAATCTCAGTGGCTGTTAATCTAATGACGCTTTGTCTGATGCAAGTAGTTGGTTACTGTCTCGGCAAACAAAACCAACGGTGGATCCAGCAGTAGAACGGAATAGAAAAAGGTCACCAACATCACCACTCAAGCATTTACACGATAGTCGCTATGCAACTTTTCACATTATATGACTTTCTTGCGACTATATGTCGTTTATTTGCTTCAACACCAATGATGCAGGTAAATAAAAAAGCCGTACCTGAATATAGGTGCAGCTTTTTTAGTACTATTTCGTAAACCGATTTTCAAACAACGGTGTCACGGAACGATTTTCCTGAATCCGCATGATGGCGCGACCCATCAGCGGACCAACTGAAACCACATCCAGTTTATCCATATGCTTGTCAGCTGGAAGATTAATGGAGTCAGTCACAACAACCTTTTCAATAGCTGAGTGGGTCAAGCGTTCAACAGCCGGACCAGAGAAGATGGCATGGGTCGCGGCCACGAGCACTTCGGTCGCACCGGCATCCTTCAATGCTTGAGCAGCGAGCGTAATGGTGCCCGCAGTGTCGATCATGTCATCAATGATGATACATTGTTTGCCAGTAACATTACCAACAATATTCATCACTTCCGCAACATTCGGACGCGGACGGCGCTTGTCAATGATCGCAATCGGTGCCTTCAAGAATTCTGCTAGTTTTCGGGCACGGGTAACACCGCCATGGTCAGGTGACACGACAACGGTGTCGGCACCATCGTAGTGATTCCGTAAGAAGTAATCTGCCAGCAATGGGGCGCCGACAAGATGGTCAACCGGAATATCGAAAAATCCTTGAATCTGCGCGGCATGCAGGTCCAGCGCCAAAACACGTGTGGCGCCGGCACGTTCTAACATGTTGGCAACAAGCTTGGCTGTGATCGGTTCCCGTGAACGGGCTTTCCGATCCTGACGGGCATAACCGTAATAAGGCATAACCACGTTGATCGTATGCGCAGAAGCGCGGCGCAAAGCATCGATCATAATCAACAGTTCCATCAAGTTGTCGTTAACCGGGCTGGAAGTGGATTGGATGAGATAAACATCATCCCCACGAATACTTTCTTCGATGTTGATTTGAATTTCACCATCGCTGAACCGCTTAACCGACGACTTTCCTAGTTTCACACCGACCTCGGCAGCGATTTTCTCTGCCAACGGCTTGTTCGAATTCAAAGCAAAAATCTTTAATCTCGGGTCACCGTATTGCTCAGACATATGTTCCTCCACGAATTGTTATGGGCTGCGAAAAATTGTTCCACAGAAATCTTAGCGGACTGACGAAAAAAAGCAAGCACATGAATAGAATTATAACCTAATTCCAATCTGGATCTTTTGCCAGCGGCAGGCGTTTCCAAAAATCATCTTTGTTGGTTTGTCGTGCGCGGGCGATGGCCATCGCGTGAAACGGGACATCTTTTGTGATCGTTGAACCAGCAGCAATAAAGCTATGGTCAGCAACATCCACTGGCGCCACAATATTGGAATTTGAACCGATAAAGGCATGATCGCCAATCTTGCTTTCCCACTTCTGAACGCCATCATAGTTGACGAAAACAACGCCGCAACCAACATTAATATCCGTTCCCAAGGTCGCATTGCCAACATACGTTAAATGACCAACTTTGGTGCGGGCACCGATCTTGGCTTTTTTAATTTCGACAAAATTGCCTAGATGGACGTATTCGCCGATGTCAGCATCAGGCCGCAGATGCGAATTTGGACCAATGTCACTATGAGCGTGCATCACGGCATGCTCGATGGTTGAACTAGTTACTGTGACATCATTTTCCAGTGTGGCATCGACTAGTTCAGAGTGGGTACCAATATGGCAATCTTCGCCAATGACTGTTTTCCCCTTCAAGTAAACACCGGGTTCAATCACGGTATCGGCACCGATTTTGACCTCGGTATCGATATAAGTCGTTGCTGGGTCAATTAAGGTCACACCATTGCGCATATGCTGTTCATTAATGCGCTGCTGCATCAGGCGGGTTGCCCGCGCCAATGCGACCCGATCATTGACGCCCAATGATTCGGTATAATCTGGCATCTGATAGGCAGCCACTTTTTCGCCAGCGTCGCGCAAAATGCCTAGTACATCTGGCAAATAATACTCGCCTTGGGCATTATTATTATTCACTTGATGCAACGCCTTGAACAGAGCCTGGTTGTCAAAGACATAGACGCCGGTATTGATTTCAGAAATCAATGCTTCTTCCGGCGTTGCATCTTTTTGTTCTACATTCTTCACGACATTGCCGTCTGAGTCGCGAATAATGCGGCCGTAACCGGTTGGATCAGGAGCACTGGCAGTCAAAATAGTCGCCTTTGCGCCTTTGGCTTCGTGATAAGCAAATAAATCATTCAACGTTTTGGCGGTAAACAATGGCGTATCACCACTGATAATGAGGGTTGCGCCTTCTTTTTGACCAAGTAACGGTTCAGCTTGTAAAACGGCATGTCCAGTTCCCAACTGTTCAGATTGCAAAACAAACTTCGTGCGCTTGCCTAGCGTTTCTTCAACTGCTTCTGCGCCATGGCCAACAATTGTTACAATGGCATCGGGATGGATGGCTTCCACCTGACTCACCACATGCTCGACCATACTTTTGCCACAGACCGGCTGTAAAACCTTGTAATACTTTGATTTCATCCGCGTCCCTTTACCGGCCGCAAGAATAATGGTGAATTTCTTTGACATGTTTATGCTCCAATCCTAATATTCTGTCTTCATGATAGCCCAGCCACGGGAAGCTGACAACAAGTGGGTGGCTTGTGTCTGTGGCTGTCCACAACAACAGACCCATGTTGCCACGGGTCTGTTGTTGACTATGATTGGCTTATGACT
This genomic window from Lacticaseibacillus paracasei subsp. paracasei contains:
- a CDS encoding TMEM175 family protein, with the translated sequence MISKELKTRLDTFIDAILAIIITIMVLELPAQSWEHHANITNFFLAVGVYAVSFCFVANIWYQQATLFSTVDQIPRRIVLWEFILVFLLSLVPALTRLMSGDVESISVIIYGAIYFLVIVVFRLISRTIVHQQANDKDEMRKIYTSIYGEHNLENVIMIAAIMILAIFVPKAAYILYIAIPIRSFFTIDNDARELTGIQQMETTGQQDYLRMSHDQQVKFRRLVGEFIRESRNARGNTEISRTAWENFAKAAESELNINPTTLGHWFAAFQQAKNTHQNGAPYRQGRPRKVHD
- a CDS encoding ribose-phosphate diphosphokinase; translated protein: MSEQYGDPRLKIFALNSNKPLAEKIAAEVGVKLGKSSVKRFSDGEIQINIEESIRGDDVYLIQSTSSPVNDNLMELLIMIDALRRASAHTINVVMPYYGYARQDRKARSREPITAKLVANMLERAGATRVLALDLHAAQIQGFFDIPVDHLVGAPLLADYFLRNHYDGADTVVVSPDHGGVTRARKLAEFLKAPIAIIDKRRPRPNVAEVMNIVGNVTGKQCIIIDDMIDTAGTITLAAQALKDAGATEVLVAATHAIFSGPAVERLTHSAIEKVVVTDSINLPADKHMDKLDVVSVGPLMGRAIMRIQENRSVTPLFENRFTK
- the glmU gene encoding bifunctional UDP-N-acetylglucosamine diphosphorylase/glucosamine-1-phosphate N-acetyltransferase GlmU → MSKKFTIILAAGKGTRMKSKYYKVLQPVCGKSMVEHVVSQVEAIHPDAIVTIVGHGAEAVEETLGKRTKFVLQSEQLGTGHAVLQAEPLLGQKEGATLIISGDTPLFTAKTLNDLFAYHEAKGAKATILTASAPDPTGYGRIIRDSDGNVVKNVEQKDATPEEALISEINTGVYVFDNQALFKALHQVNNNNAQGEYYLPDVLGILRDAGEKVAAYQMPDYTESLGVNDRVALARATRLMQQRINEQHMRNGVTLIDPATTYIDTEVKIGADTVIEPGVYLKGKTVIGEDCHIGTHSELVDATLENDVTVTSSTIEHAVMHAHSDIGPNSHLRPDADIGEYVHLGNFVEIKKAKIGARTKVGHLTYVGNATLGTDINVGCGVVFVNYDGVQKWESKIGDHAFIGSNSNIVAPVDVADHSFIAAGSTITKDVPFHAMAIARARQTNKDDFWKRLPLAKDPDWN
- a CDS encoding NUDIX hydrolase — its product is MIDPVFGRKDPKLDYHTRIGAYGVIPDHSGARLLILQAPNHALFLPGGGVEEGETPEVTLARELLEEFGATVHVTQKLGKSSEYFYSHHRQTAYYHPATFFACDQLAFVQDPLETFNTLMLMPIDLALAELKRPTHRWAVAKWLANQPKR
- the mscL gene encoding large-conductance mechanosensitive channel protein MscL is translated as MLKEFQKFIMRGNVLDLAVGVIIGSAFTGLVTSLTKNLINPILSMFAGKADLSGLYFTILGAKFTYGNFINDVLNFLIIAFVVFLLVKGINRILPSKPAKPAGPTQEELLTEIRDLLKQDQQV
- a CDS encoding DUF1934 domain-containing protein, whose amino-acid sequence is MDLSQGVPIQIHLETFVTQGEDNETHVFDEPGTLVQMGNALYIRYQEVDEDAGTSMPVTMKLREDGDVQLSRGSSNGDTQLKLFFANEKRVLTRYRTPYGIIPVETVTPRIDVRMTTEPVAGEVYIEYQLFANNQHLGDYRLRLQFNA
- the rpoE gene encoding DNA-directed RNA polymerase subunit delta; its protein translation is MKLKAFANADKSELSMIEVAHEILKEKGDTMAFVDLANEIQNYLGKRDEEIRERLPQFYTDLNVDGSFISLGDNVWGLRAWYPYDSVDEEVNHPEDEEEAPRRKKRKKVNAFLADVADDDDVIDYNDDDPEDEDLDADSDDDDDFDDDDSGFHDKVGKTTDTDDDSDDDPDDGLPDGIEGQLAEFGDDDSDDDDDNDDITADFSDDDDDDSDSDDDDDSDTKK
- a CDS encoding lipoate--protein ligase family protein; translation: MDLTTLAGQQAAIFQQNFTKDEAPLSFAHTNALLAHPELHPPLMLHFWTADQTVILGMQDLKLPQLGRGLRVLASDGYGFFVRNSGGLAVIADRGVLNVSLFLPNEDELSINGAYELMTQLFRTAFPSLPIATTEIVHSYCPGKYDLSVRGQKFAGMAQRRNRAGIVVMLYCSIFGNQDARCALLRRFYHEGKAAASSHFTFPVIRSETMTTLSDLLGRPLTLEQATVALLNALADTGIAADMNSMPTLLRDPAYHKALAEATADLHTRNRSLKKMGEHDAI
- a CDS encoding YdcF family protein; amino-acid sequence: MSAQELFIIFAIPIVLGVIFAFSFTVEPRRLINGVLFNFFAVTFLVALAIAILRSGNLLLISVTGVLFLIIILIVALLFALHLFWLLWNAILVWRREGHSLSNMLTLYIAIGLLLIEIAASFGRRFIPDPLYFSLAIFFGLGGFYVLLTLYNFLTVLILYNFRPQPHNRTFLIVLGAGLLHGDQVSPLLASRIDAAIKFYRKQIKKGRPAPRIIFSGGKGSDEAISEAMAMQRYALGKGIAEGDTLLEDQSTTTLENMQFSKRLITQEIGESPYKASFFTNNYHLFRAGIFARMAGIAANGVGGATSFYFLPNAVIREYLALVVLCKRRHAVAFGLIVLIAIAEFLRVWHLG
- a CDS encoding HD domain-containing protein, with protein sequence MLFEKLPREKVFRDPVHNYVHVQHRVILDLINTPEFQRLRRIKQLGVSDYVFQGAEHTRFAHSLGVYEIAREMCDNFVNNYPTQTPGDGLWDDAERPVVLCAALLHDIGHGAYSHTFEHIFDTDHEAITRAILTDPHTNVNKILRGVGPEFPEMVASVINHTYPNPQVVQMISSQIDADRMDYLLHDAYYTGTKYGLFDLSRILRVMRPYSDGIAYEANGMHAVEDYVVSRFQMYQQVYFHPVSRGMEVILFHLLKRAKFLYESGQFESGFSPRLLVPFFEQTFNLTDYLKLDDGVLNTYFTYWLDYPDSILSDFADRFLNRRPLKSVTFTDQTAYLLPRLRDLVASAGFDPHYYTAENDSFDLPYDQYDPASANPKTQIEIMQKDGTLEELSTLSPLVAALSGRATGDKRFYFPKEMLATQDSNLFSPIYEKFQHYLLNGGLIDPHFND
- a CDS encoding ASCH domain-containing protein, which encodes MRMGLAHDQFLLVKQGSKTIEIRLNDEKRQQLKVGDTIVFEDTTTAQTQRRTVGALEKFTSFAELYHKYRGPQVGSAATDSETKMVADTYQLYTAWQEASFGVLAIHLQPTF